In Dermochelys coriacea isolate rDerCor1 chromosome 4, rDerCor1.pri.v4, whole genome shotgun sequence, the sequence TCAGTATCAGCTTTTCATGAATAGGCAATAAATAATCATTAAATTAAATCAGACAATTGATAGAAAAATAGaatctcttttaaaatgtaactacTATACAGGAGTTATATAAACCATGCTAAAACACATAGAGGTGTCTGAAAAGGACACCTATAACTAAAATCATAAATAGGTTGTTAATCCTCCCTAGGAGGTAATGAGCCTCTGTGACTTACTTTAAGCACTCAGACAGCTATAGGAACTTTCACCCTGTTTTGCAGTAGATGGTGCTGCAAAGGCTGTTAATACACAGACAGTTCAGTTTATAATTGTGACTACATTAAGACTGGCTACACGTCTCAAAAGCTTCACGGATCAACTCTTCCTACATCCTAACTTCTTCATAggctttcttcttttttcttctgaTGATGATGCCAGAAGGAGAGAGGCACATTTAAGTTGAACATTGATTTTGCTGTTCTCAGTTTAGGATTCAACTAATTCATCTTAGTCTAGAACACTCCATTTCTCAAATCCTGGTGAGAACTGTGCACGTATATTAACCTGCCCTACACTTTCAGTGACCCTTTGACCAGTAGCTTTTGAGCTGAGTGCAAGCCTGAGTAAAATAAATAGATGACACTAGAAGAGAAGTGAAAGGCTATAAAAACTAGGATTCTTAAATAAATTTTGCACAATTAAGCTTTTTAAATAATCTAGTTAACCAATGGCCTGTGAGATGGAAACACAGTGGAAACTTCTCTTTAAGGGTGAAACTCACTCTTTGTAAAGTAGCTCACACGAGTCCTAGGTACCACTTAAATTCTACATAAGGcttattttgagggcttaaatATAATTTAAGTAGTTCACAGTCCTTGTGTTAGAACTGCATAGAAGTGAATTTGACTCTATAGGCAGGTTTCATTGTACATAATGTAGTAACTCATTATTCCTCGACAGTATTAGCCGGGCAGGATGTAGCTTATTAATTCTTCATGGTgttaaaatacttaatttttttttaaattgtcctttTATTATAGTTTACTAAGATTTTTATAAAGGATCTTAAGGTGGTAAAATAGatccttttaaatgttttataataaattaaGTACAATTTAAATACAACTACAGTGTCACACTAAGTCTGCTCGGCTACTTAATTTGAAAAATGGAGCAACTCATCCAAAGCATATACAGGTACAGTGCTTACCATCCCACACATTCTCTCacataacaaaaaacaaatcatATTTCATTGCAGACAGGAATCGCTAGTTAGCTTATGACATTCTGGTGAATATTGCTTCTCTAGAGCAGCCTTGCAAAACTGTCATAAAATTTACCACTCCGGGGACAAAATCTACTTGCCCACTATTTTACCTTGATTATTGATGAATATGGAAAAACTATTTTTCTTGCCAATCCAAACAAATTAttctccccaggaaagtgggcaAGTAGAATTTTGTAAGGATACTCTAGAGTATTGACTGCACTCTTGAATGCGCACAGCAAATTACTGGAAAAggcatttacaatttttttttaaaaccactgtaCACTCTTGGTGAATATATGGGCCCAGTCCTGAAGTCAGCGGGATTTCTGCTGATAGAGGGCTTTTGGGATCTGTCCCTTCATCTGTAAGCCTAGTATAATTTAGTAAAAGGAGAACTTGCTTTAGGTGAAATACATTGTTAATAGATTGTTCTAAAATATAAGTGAATTCtgttacatttaataaaaaaatttaaaacttctaATAGTAGAAATATCAGCTGACACTTTGAGATTTAAGGACTGCCTTTaatattctccagtcatctggagaATGTTTGTCCTGATTTTCTTTAACTATTATAACTGCAAATCTCTCAGCCACAGCAATAGCTTTGCAAATTGATTATCAGTAGGTCAGTTAAAGAACTTTGTGCATGACAAAGTAATAGAGACTAGAATAAAGGGGTGCACAAAGGCATTTAAAAGTTCTTAttagctaccattaatttttagaataTTAATACTCAGGCAGTAAAATGGAAACACTGATTTAGAAGGGAACAACGTTTtctgaaataaagcaaaaatatctaaatcaaatttaaaatgtcatcagCCAAAAAGCAGTGATGATGCAAGAGCAACTTTATCCTCTGTTGAttgacaatttttttcccttttctgataCATGTATTTAAAGTGATGTACATTCCAGGAAGATGCAGGGCACTTAGAAATGGATATTGAAAGATTCTTTGCTCACCAATTTCTGTTTACCAGAGCTTAGTGTGATAGTGGTAGAAATGAACTTGTGTCTAATGGTACCTCTCTCTCATAACAACTAATCCTATAGTCATTTTCCAATATACTAAAATGTGTGAAATACACttataaatagatttattttcagtttccttCACCTGCaaaacatccctgtgaagtaggaaTTAAATGGGAGGAAGCTGTTTGTGGGAGTCAGGAGCTGTATTCTAGGCTCTGCTACAGACCTCctgtgtggtcttgggcaagttGTTTGCACCTTGCTTTCCTCATCTAGGGATGagacctacctcacagggtgtttTTTGAGGCTATAAGAATTGATGCTTGTAAAGTATGTTACCTTCCTCAAATGGAAGGTTCTATAGAAGTGCACAATATTATTTTAAGTAAACTATGGTGACATATAACTAAGCAGCTCAAACCTAGTTTTTAAGTATaatggtatttatttttattttatgaaggCATAAATGCTACCTtcagtcttaggcctggtctatccTTAAAAATTAGATCGACCTACCAATGTTGCACAGGGCTGTGACCTAAACCCCAGTGCTATGCTGCACAGGGCTATGTTGGCAGACACATTTTTCTGTCAACTGAGCTACCGCCTCTCGGAGAGGTAAATTAACAGAAAAACTCCAAGCCAAcaatgtaggaagtgtctacactgcagcagcacagctgcagaattCTACACCCACGTTCAGAACTTGTACAATAAAAATTCACATTATATATCTgacgctttttttaaaaaattgcagttaCAGTTGAAACCACAAATACAATTGAATGGTAAATAGGAGAAATAGTGTTCTGGAACATGACTAAGAatacaaaaacattaaaatattgccCTTCTAAGCAGACAATATGCTTTTGAGGTGTACAGCATCCAGCGATCTTTAACTATTGCGTCTGCTTGATGATATGCAAGGGGATGAAGGCCAACCAAACCAATTATGTTTAAACAAGTGCCTCTGCTGTATTTTTGATGTTAACGTGTATGAGTGTTGGTGCTTACAATCAGAAAGGTGCCTGACTTCAAGCAATATTACTCTGTATATCCAAGAGATTTTAGATTTTCACTTCTTAAAATTTAAGGCTCAATACAGCTtgctttaaagtcaatggcaacaccCCCATTGTCCTCAGTAGGGAAAAGGATCAGGGCCATTTTATACAGTTTGGGTTGTAAATGTATTtccagtaattttaaaataataaatatcaaaatattagTCTCTATACAACATAAATATTTCAACATGTACTTTTGATAAAAGTAAAATACGGTATATTTATCAGTAGTTGACTAGCAAAAAGCTCCAAATACCCATaaataaaattgtgtgtgtgtgatgatgaAGATAAACAAATTGGTCCAGATAAAATCATAATCAAACTCTTTTGCGATTTCAGAAATTCTAATTAGCTTTTCTTCtttgccttttttcctttttttttttttaaaggttcaaATAAGTCTGTTTATTTAATTTGGAACCCAAGGCTGCTACTCATGGTATTTCTAAACCAGGTAAAATTGGGGAATACTTGAAATCTCATGAGAGAACCTTTTCCTGAGAAATGTTGAGCCTAATTTCCAGCGTGAGGGGAGGTTCAGATAAGCTTTGAATAACTATCCAACTCATCTAAACATTTTGAGGAAGGTCCATCACTAATGTACCCAACATACAACACATCATAATGTTCAATAcacaatatttacattttcattgtTGTCTTACATAATATAGTGTCTGCTTTATATAGTGGATGTCCAGTAGTCTTCGTATCCATTGTGTCCTAAATGTGAAGTTTTATGAATTGCTGTGAAAACAACGTATTGttaaaaatgttgtaaaataATATTACAATGTTCTAAAAGACTTAGGcaaaatgaaagacaaaattCCAAAAActtataatgaaaatgaatgttaATTACCTCCTGTAGCAGTGATAGAAAGCTGTCCAAAAATTGTCTGGGGGCTGCTTTAGGATAAGATTCACATGGAGAACAATTCTGGAAGACAAAGAAAAGGGCTTCTTATCAGACACGCTGCATTTGAAAAGTATAtcataacaaataataatttgagaTCATTGAATGAAAAATATGTGAGGTACTAAAAGTGGGTAAGTAGTGTTATCTTCTTTTAATGGATGGGAAAACGGAGGTATAGAAAGATTAGGTAGTAACAAAGTAAACCAATGGCAGTCAAAAGAAGCACCTATATCCATTGATTCCTATTCCCTTACACTAATCAGGAGACAACCTGACCTCCATATTACACATTTCCCATTATTTAGCTACATGTGAACAGTTGATAGGACCAGAATGAGCGTGATCTTAGAAAGAAGTACTAAATGTATTTACATCTTTCACTCTTAGTAAAACTTAAAGAAGAATCGGTACTTCTACCAAGCTTTACAGTTAGGACATAATAAACTATGCAAAATATGGTGTAATTATTAAGTTACGGAACATGTCAAACAATCCTACCATGTCAGTAATGGTGTGTGTAATAATTGGTCTCCTCAACCTCGTAATCATGACTTCAAAATTACGAGATGATTGGCTGTTTGCTGGTTCTAAGTGTAAGCTTGCATTCTGGAAGCAGTTGAAAGCAGAAGACAGGCATTTACTCTGGAAGACAAACATTGAAAGTAATTAAATTACTGCCAAATATTTCTAGAAAGTAAACTAACACATTTTTACATTTGCTTGGTTTTTTCTATGATTCCACATGCATAGTTCTCTCATTCTAACAAATCAATGAGATCTAActcatgtcttttttttaaagtttacttaCTTTGATTTATACACATCCACTATAAAAGAGCCTGTGCCCCTTACTCTGGCTGCCCCTTGACAaattttaaacatatatttttaaaatagaaaactcaTAAAATCTCTCTTTGGCCATTAATCAACACATTGACAAACAAGAATTTAATCCAGAAATGAACCTTGCTATATCTAGTGTTTTTTTGACATACGTAAGTAGAAATGTTTTCTTCTCATAAATAATGAATGCCCTACTGAAGTCTttgttttgtgtatatataaatatgcaTTTTGATCCTCCATGCCATTTCTAACATCACATTTAATAATACTTAGAACTTGCATAGGGCTTTATATTTTCAGAGCACTGTACAAATCTTAAGTATTCCCATTAAACAGATGAAGGAATGGAGATGGAGAAATTAAGTGCATTGCTTAAGGGCAATGCTTGGAGTTAGGGGCAAAGGTGGGACAAGAACTCAGGGAATTCTGGCTCCCAGATTTACTTCATCCTATTAAATCACAATGCTGTTATTTCAGCTTTAAACTCAGATGCACCTTAAACCATAGGACAGATAATTGAGCAACAATTGTATCTACTGTgagaaaattatttcatttttctttatgctTTCGTCTCATGGCATAAATTTTCCTAGTTGCACTTATAACTCAGAGAAAAGTTGcctattttttccccactcatATTGCTATGGTatgttaatttttattaatattggCAGCAGGACACTTTGACCCATCCAGAATCTCCCATCCTGTGCAGTGGTCATTTTCCTTCCTATGCATAGCTGTGGAAACTACCACTGAAACTAACTACTCAATGGAGAGAGAGCAGCATTGTTTACTGTAGCCAATTTCTAACCTGCTTTGCACCttccaaagaaaaaaatgctcAGAAATGCTGATTATGCACATCAAGAAGATAAAACCGTCATCTCTGTTTTGCATACCAACTGCTACCCAAACTCAATCTCATCCGGTACATAGTGTCAATGCAATTTGCTTCTCGTGCAAGGACCAGATGATGTTCTCACTGTGTATTTCTTATAGAACATTTTTAACAGAAACCTTTATGTCAGTCAGATATAGCATTATATTTTCCTTAAAAACCACACATTCATGTTTGTCTCAGGCTTTTTACTGTAACCAGTCTAacttactggaaaaaaaaacattcattttaaagagCTCAATTTTCCAGctgaaactgaaaacattttctgtcTCATCTGTGATGAGCTgagaaaccagcatttctcagataggcacagctttttttttttttttttttgctgacttAACAATTACCTCTAGATTGGCTAACAGTCAAATAAACACAAGGATTCTGCCTATAGACTATTCATGCATAGCTTAGAATATTGTTTGATAGATGTTAAAGTTTGCCCCAAAGTCATGGGAAGCCGGTGACATCTGAGAACGGGTAAGCAGACGTGCACAGTTGCCATATCAGAAGTAATTTACAGCAATGGGTAAAGGGTATTTTACATCTGACTCAAAATAATGTTGCTGCTTACTCTGAAGAACCTTCACTTCCTGAGCTAGGAACCATGGTGCCAGAGTCTCAGCTAGCGCAATTCAGCGTAGTGCCATTGGTTTCAGTAGAGTTATGTCTATTATTACTAGCTAAGGATCTGACTACATTCCTCTTTGCAGTTGAACTAATTTTGCCTCAAGATTATCACCTTCagtatattttcttctttgttgATGTTGTCTTATTTCTTAAACTTGTCCTCACCCACTACTGTGAACTGGTGAACACACAAGAATTGTGTGGGGTTGTATTGGGGCTAACACTCAGTCCACTCACAGGAAGCTCCAAGGAAGTCAAAACCAACTGACAAACCACTGAATTTTGGGTCATGTGTAAGGCAATCTTCTTCCTGTATGTACAGGACTAAATTCAGCCCTGGGATAAGTAGGTACagtttcattgatttcagggTAATTGCACTCAGTTACACTAACCCTGACTTTGTCACATTTGATTTCATGGCTAACCTGTTGGAAAAGTATGTAATTCGATCAATACAAATTTAATACAGATGACAGAGACCACAAACACCCAGTGCAATCATTAGCATTTGAGAACTTTACTGACTGTGAAGTATGATTGCTTTTAAGCCCTTTATCTGTGCACTAAGGAATTACAGCAGTGACAAGTTTAATCTGTTCTGAGAAATGCTGAGCTCTTAATGAAATCAAAGGATGTGTTCAGCCCTCCCAGGATCAGACCCTAGAACTGTACTTTGAGTTGTAAGTGTACCACTATCTCTCTTCCTGAGCTCGGCTGACAATGTTGTTTTGAAAAAGTTGTGATTAAGCAGTTAGTCACTAGCTATAGTCGCTTCATTTCTGGGATAGTGGCAAGTTTATCTCAGTGACACAATAGCTAATCATCCAATTATTTTCACTTTGACATGAAAATGTAGACAttcaaagacatttaaaaaatccccaacaaTTTGAATGTCGTGGGATTTTGCATTGCATGTATTCCCAGCAGTGACATAGAATAGGTCTGTGTGGGTCatgcatgcttataaaatttgttttcttttctggaaAGTAACAGAAGCTAAGTAAAGACCATAAGGAGTGTAGCCAAAACAGTCCAAAACAAGGtgagtttttcctttcttttgttctTCAGTAAGTTTACAAAGCTGAAAATATAGCATAACAATTTATGCATGCTTTGGTGAATCACCCTGCCtaataataatctttgtataCCAGTCAGAAAAATTGTTTTAAGTTTTCTGAAGTATTTGCTGTTGCTCAAATCTGTATATTGCAGTTAAAGCTAAAGCAGCTAATGCTATAGCTAAGTGTTATATTAAATAAGTACATGTTAGGTCTAAAACTTAGTTCTGTATTGGTGAATGTCAGAAGAAAGCACAAATGGAACTCATTCATCTTCTAAACTTTTGAAGCATGTGGACTTtgttattttgttctttacaTTTAACTTTACTACATGTCCTGCAGTGAGATACTTTCCACTGGGTGCAGGAATTCTCTGACTTATTTAAATGTTATTCTTAAGTATAATAATAGTTCATGGAACTGAACAATGTAAATATACATACTGAAATGAGAATTTACAATgacttattcttgttttaatgAGAGGCACAATATAAAGAAAATTTGGTCCAATAGACTATAATAATTTTATCTCTATTTGCCTGGTAATGTAGTCCTTCCTCATAGACTttaatcatctaatctgactccCTGCACAAAGCAAGCCAGaggacctcacccacccactcctgtaagaaacaccctaacctctggctgagttactgaagtcctcaaatgatGATTTAAACATGAGTAGTCTCACAGAAGCCAGTAGGACTACTCCTGATAAAGGGCTGCAAGGGCCTGTATTTCCACGTTTGTTACTTCAGCTCAGTGAGTAGTTTTTCATTAaatgcctgattctgcaaggtgctgagaactTTCAATTCCTAGTGCAGTTGATGTAAATTGAAAGTGTACAGCATCTTCATGGGACTGAGTCCTTGAAGAATAGTATTGATTATCAAACAGCTATGTGAATGTCTGGAACAGGACTAAATTTCAAGTAAAAGAAATACAtccagatactatggcaatgggtGCTTTAGAAATATACAtattataatagtaataataatacagtacTAAAGCATACTGTAATATTAATCtaatatttaaaacagaaataagaaGCAACTTCTATTGaaagtattttctgttttttttaaatctagcgtTAAGAATAGTTTCAAATCTACTATTAAGAGTACCACGTCATGTGTCAGGGAAAAAAACAGTTGTCACTTTTAAAGAGAATgaacctatttaaaataaattaagtaaaTTTAGAAGGATATGTTAAAGCAGTCTTACCTCAAAGTCATCTGGCGTATTCAGAAGTTCAACGTCctagaataaaaaattaaattagtatTTTTAGATACTAAAAATAATCTCTCCCATTAGGTTTATTCTCAACAATACGTACTGAGAACATTTTATAGACAGATTTTTTTATATTGCCAAAAATACTGTGCTTACCTTAACTTTCACTATTTTTTTCAACTCATTGACTGTTTTTACAAGCTCCTTGTATCTTAACTTTgatggtgcagctgcagtcagCAGCATACTGGAACAGAAGAAAaacagacagaaaactatcatcCTCTCCATATTGAtggttttagttttaaaatatgccCAGAGTAGAGTCAATGCTATCCAAGAAGTACACTTCACTTTAACTGTGCTCAGGTACACTGCATACCTACCTATTTATTGATCCTTACTGAAGATGTAAACCCACCCATTTCAGTTTGGAAAGCTTTGTAGAATGGATTAATGAGTAACCCGTTTTTCTTTTCCACTGGctaggtgtatgtgtgtgagttAGTGCGTAGGGGGCAGGGATTGATGGAGTGAATAAAAATATGCCCCATCTGCACAttggacaggaaaaaaaaagaaaaggtgaatTCCCATTTTCACTTTGAGTCAAGAAATGAACACAGTAAATAATAGGTACTTAGAAACCACAAGCCTAAGTAAACAAAGATGctgcatttttttctgtctcATACAGCATCTTACCTGTCCTATCGCACAAATGCGTGTTTGTAATAGCACTATAGTAATGAGTAAAGTGGCAGCACTTGCTTCTCTTCATGACtctttatatgtgtgtgtgtgtgtgtgtgtgtgtgtgtgtgtgtgtatatatatatatatatatatatatatatatatatatatatatatatatatatatatatatatacacacacacacacacacatacatttacCCTAGCTTATTTTTAATTCCTGCAGACATTATTAGTTTCCTCTGTTTTTTGTGGAATACCATCTTTCAGATATTAgaattattttggcattttcaaaatAAGGAGGCATGGCTTGATTTCTGTAGCTGAAAGTATCAGTTCATTCAACATCTGAACTAGCTGCCATGAGCACTGCCAAGTGTTTTAATTACACCCTAGAAAATATATCCACTGTGCTATGCTGCACAGCataagtccctgatcctgcaatgaactccAAGCAGATAGACCCTtgcacctgtgcagagccccactgaaatctgAGGTCCACCGACATGGAGTATATTGCAAGATCAAGGTCTAATATGCCACGATTCCAAAGAAGCTTATTGTTGGCTAACAGCAGCTGTGGTGGTTAAGCACATTCAACTATATTATAGGAATACAGGTCATGGTTCCATTGTCGAGTttagttttgcacttaaagcaacCAATTTGTTGTGTATGAAGGATACTATAATATTATTATTTGCGTACACAATGAATTTTCTGCTCATTTAAAAGTAAATAGGTTAATTAGTTTgacttaaaataaattaaaatgaggatcctttaagaaatttagtaCTCTGTGTTAGACCCAggttctcctcccctcccccaaatgatCTTAATTATGCAATAAGGCAGACTTCTCATATAGTGAAAACTCATTGCAAGCTAGTGAACTGACTTCATTTGAAATTTATTTATGATtaatgtttgggggttttttattcTTATAAGTGAGTTTCTTCTACAGCAGAGGCTGATGAATAATGTTCTCTTGTACGGAATTCGAAGAATTGCCCTCTTTCTAAATGACTGTCgtctcccattgttttcaaaggGAAGGAAGCTAAATGTGTCCTTGTCAAATATGCTTGTCTTTCAAAATAGCCACTGCCTGCCATGGGGCCCAGATCCTATAATGGACACTGTATAGACAGATTGCTATGCCTGTgtggaactccattgacttcagtggagttatctgTGTATCCAGGAGTTCCCTTATACATTGCAAATGCTGTACTAGGGCTGTAGTTGGGCCACCACATAAGGGATCGCTATCTGCTCTGAGAGCAGACTTGTTTCACACCCACTGTTCCCAAGAACGACACcataaagaggagaaaaaatgCTAGTGTTTGAAAATCAGTTAAATCTGGAATGAAAACACTATTATGCAGCAGTTATAACTGTATGGCATTActaaagggcagagttaaggttatttgggCTCTTGAATTAAATCTTAACCTTTGAATTTCCTGAGTCTGTAGAAATTGTTTTGGGATAATTAAAAAATTGCTGTAACATTTTAATCCTTCAATTGATATGTACTCAATCTTTGACAAAACTGTACAAAGTGTGTGTTTATAgatctctcactcactcacacacacacacacacacacacacacacacacacacacacacgtcaagTATTCATGGTGATTCTTTTTGATCTGTCAGCATAGAGCTggtgaaaaatagaaaaaaaattcactgaCACGGcaaattcaaaaacatttttatgtctttgttttttgtagttttgataattttctgtattttttcaaacaaaatttaaCTGTTTTGAAATGTGGAaatttttagaaaggaaaattttcaaaatatattttttattttgaccaAGTCCTACCCAATGGGTGAGATGGCCAATTAAAATTGGCAAAACAAAGAAATTGCAAaaccaaaacttaaaaaaacaccaaaaacaccaaaacagaaaaaaagggtaaaaaaaatattttgcagaatgaCTTAGcaggcaacattttaaaatattgggctGTTTTTTATCTACCCAATAGCTCTCATGTGGAATTCTACAGGGTCCT encodes:
- the IL21 gene encoding interleukin-21 → MLLTAAAPSKLRYKELVKTVNELKKIVKVKDVELLNTPDDFESKCLSSAFNCFQNASLHLEPANSQSSRNFEVMITRLRRPIITHTITDMNCSPCESYPKAAPRQFLDSFLSLLQEQFIKLHI